TGCGCATTTTCCCGATAGCTTTCAAGTTGCTGAGTTGCCTTCGGAGAATCCGGCAGCGCACGCAGGTAACCCATTTCGGCCACACGTGCCTGATAGAGATCACGATCAGCATTCAGCATGGCGTCACTGGCCTCGCCGAAGACATGATTGAATTCATGCATGCGCTGCTTGACCGAGTTCATCAGCAGGAAATCCAGCGCCACCACCAGCAGCAGTGACAAGGCGACCCCGATAAATGCGACTGCGTATTTGACGCTGATCCTGTGCCAGTATCTGCTCATTGCCTGCCCCCTCCACTTCCCATGGATGCCGTATCCTTTACGGCTCACGTGTCGTCAGCCGCTTGTGTAGGGGTTATCGGCTTTTATGATCCGGCAGTCGATACCAGGTCCGGGTGTTGTCACCCTTGTTCACATTTGCAGCTCCTGAGGCGCCCGACTCGGATGAACAGACGTAACTTCACCTAAAGTCCAGGTCGGCCTTCCGGAGTGATACAGCGCCGTCACTGCTGGTCTGACGCCGAATCGCTCTCTCCCCAGGACTAAAGTCCCCATCGACAGCCAGGGCTGCGGCCTTTATCAAATACGCACAGATGAATGACATCATATAACTGACAACTCGGTGTGATGTTGCCACTTGCCTTGCGCGGGAGAGTGTTTTGATGAGTCTTGCCAAATCCGATACTTCCGGACCGACCCTGCGGTCCCGCTTTGCGCCCCTGGCTCTGGCCACGGTGAGTGCCATGGTGGGGCTGCTGTCACTGCCGGCCCAGGCGGCCGATAGCGTCACCCTGCGGCTGGGGCACGCCCTCAATGAAGATCACGTGGTGGCGCGCTCCTATCGTCACATGGCCGATGAGATCGAGCAGCTATCCGATGGCAGCATGCATCTGCGCATCTTCCCCAACGGCCAGATGGGCGGCACCCAGGATATGCTGGGACAGATGCAGAATGGCGCGCTGGATCTGGTGCACGCATCAGCGAGCAATCTGGAAAGTTTCGATGATGTCTATTCGGTGTTCAATCTGCCCTATCTGTTCCCCAATCAGGCCGACTTCAAAAAGGTGGTCTTCGGCCCGATCGGACAGCAGATCATGCAGTCCACCAAGGACAAGGGCTTCTTTGCCATTGGCGCCTATGTCGCCGGGTATCGCAGCTTCTACGCCAGCAAGCCGATTCGCACGCCGGCCGATCTCAAGGGCATGAAGATCCGCGTTCAGTCCTCGCCGACCACCATCAGCATGATCAAGCTGATGGGCGGCTCGCCTACCCCGATCGATTTCAGCGAAGTCTACAGCGCGCTGCAGCAGGGTGTGGTTGATGGTGCCGAGAACAATGTGCCCTCTTATGTGCAGACCCGCCACGTCGAACTCGCCAAATACTTCTCCGAGGATCAGCACACTTCGGTGCCGGATTTCCTGACCGTTTCCACCTCCACCTGGAATCGGCTGGATGAGAAGCAGCAACAGATTCTGATGAAGGCCGTGCACGACTCCGAGAAGTACCAGCAGCAGCTGTGGGACAAGGTCGACCAGCAGGCGCGCGAGCAGGCAAAAGAGATGGGCGCGCACTTCGTCGAGGTCGACAAGGCGCCTTTCCGCAAGGCCGTGCAGCCGCTCTACAAGGAGTACAAGCAGGATCCCGAGCACGCCAGACTGCTCAAGCAGATTCGCCAGGCCGAAGAGTCCAGTGATGATCAGCCGCAGAGCTGATCTGCCGTACTGGGGTCGGGCCGGGTCGGTGAGCCGACCCGGCCCGGTGTCGTTGATGCGTCGTCACTCTGTGAGTCTTCCATGACGCTTGAAACCTTCAAGAAACCTGTTGATGCCGTCATCGCCACCCTGACTGTTATCGTCATGGTGGCGCTGGTGTGCTGTGTGGTGTGGCAGGTCTTCAGCCGCTATGTGCTGGCCGAGCCCAGTACCATCACCGGAGAACTCGCCCGCTACTCGATGATCTGGGTCGGTCTGCTGGGCGCGGCCTATACCGTGGGCCTGCAGCGCCATCTGGCCATCGACCTGGTGACCGATGCCATGGGCGCGCGCGGCAGGGCGGCCATGGGTCTTCTGATCAATGCCATGATGATGGCCTTTGCGCTGCTGGTCATTACTTATGGTGGACTCGGGCTGATCGACAAATCGTTCTCCTCCGGGCAGCTCTCACCCGCCATGCGCATTCCCATGGGCTATATCTATTTTGTGCTGCCGATCAGCGGCGTGGTGATGAGCTACTACTGTGTGCTGTTCTGCATCGGTCATCTGATGGATCTGATCCGACCCGAGCAGCATCGGGTCGGGGGGCTGGCTGCGCCGGGCGACCACTATGAAGCCGTGGCCGCGGAAACGGCGGCAAGCCGTTCTGCGAGCCTGAACGAGCGTGAGGAGCCCCGCTGATGGATACCTCGATGCTGACCATGTTCGGCAGTTTCTTCCTGCTGATCTTCCTCGGTGTGCCGGTGGCCTTCTCGATCGGTATTGCCACCGTGATCACCATGCTGCTGACCTTTCCGTTTGATGTCGCGGTCTCGATCGTGGCTCAGCGCATGGCCACCGGTCTGGACAGCTTCACGCTACTGGCCATTCCGTTTTTCATTCTCGCCGGCACCCTGATGAGCAGCGGCGGCATTGCCAAACGGCTGATCGACTTCGCTCAGGTTCTGGTTGGCCGGCTGCCGGGCTCGCTGTCGCACGTCAACATCATGTCCAACATGATGTTCGGCGCCATTTCCGGTTCGGCGGTGGCCGCCGCGGCAGCGGTCGGTGGCACCCTCGGGCCGATCCAGCAGCGCGAAGGCTACCCGGCGCCCTACTCCACCGCGGTCAACGTCTCTTCCTGTGTCACGGGGCTGCTGATCCCGCCCTCCAACGTGCTGATCGTCTACTCGCTGACCTCGGGCGGGGTGTCGATCGCCACCCTGTTCATGGCCGGCTATATCCCCGGTATTCTGATGGGGCTGGGGTTGATGCTGACCGGTGGCATCATTGCCAGACGGCGTGGCTATCCGACTGCCGAGCGGCCGACGCTGAAGCAGGCCACGCAAGCCTTTCTGCGTGCCATTCCCAGCCTGATGATGATCGTGGTGGTGATCGGCGGCATTCTCGGCGGCGTCTTTACCGCCACCGAAGCCTCGGCGATCGCGGTGGTCTACACCTTCGTGCTCTCGGTGCTGATCTATCGTGAGGTGAAGTTCAGCCAGCTGCCGAAACTGATCCTGGAGTCAGTGGTAATGTCCTCGGTGGTACTGCTGCTGATCGGTCTGTCGGTCAGCATGTCCTGGGCGATGAACGTCTCCGGCATCCCTCAGGCGATCAGCGACACCCTGCTGTCAGTCTCCAGCAACCCGATCGTGATCCTGCTGATGATCAACCTGGCGCTGCTGATTGTCGGCGTCTTCATGGACATGACCCCGGCGGTACTGATCTTTACCCCGATCTTCCTGCCAATCGCGACCCAGCTCGGCATCGATCCGGTGCATTTCGGCATCATGATGGTGTTCAACCTCTGTATCGGGCTGCTGACGCCACCGGTGGGCAGCGCGCTGTTTGTCGGCTGCTCCGTTTCGGGGGTCAAGCTGCAGCATCTGATCAAACCGCTGTTACCGTTCTACGCCGTGCTGGTCGTGGTGCTGCTGGCGGTGACCTTCATCCCCGCCCTCTCGCTGGCACTGCCGCATCTGTTCGGTCTGAAGTAACCTGCCCGATGCTCATGAGCCGCCCATATCGGGCGGCTCATGTCGTGCTCTCCACTGCGACCAAAGTTGACAACAGTGGGTGTCCTCGCCATCACTTGTGATCAGTCCCTGCCGCTACAACGGCATTCATGGATTGTCGAGGTTACGTCATGCCCGAAATACTGATGACCTGGCTCACCCATCTGCCCCCCTGGGCACAGGCCGGCGGCGTACTCGCCCTGACGCTGGCTCTTCACGCCGTTCTGGGCTATCTGCATATTCGCCTGCGTCGACTCGAACGCAGCCGCTTTCATCCGCTCAACGTCGCCGCCATCGCCGTTCATCCACCGCTGGTGACAGGTCTCTGGGTTTACGGACTGGCGATCACGTTCTGGTACCTGGTGCCCAATACCGTGGCATGGCATCCGGGTATCATGACGCTGGCCAATGCCGCTGCTGCCCTGCTTGGCGTATGGCTGGTCATCCGGGTATCGCGTCGGCTGATCGCGGTGATGGATCGCTGGGCCACGCAGCGACACAGCCGTTTCGAGCGCTATCTGGCGCCCTTCCTGGTGCGTTGCATCGCCGCCCTGGCCCCGGTGCTGCTGTTATTTTCACTGTTCCCGCTGTTCATTACGTCCACGCGAATCGATGCCGTACTACATAACATCACCAGTCTGCTGCTGATTGCGAGCATCGCCGCGGTGATGATTCATGGGGTCAATGTCACCGAGCGCCTTCTGAGCGAGCGCTACCGGATCGATGTCGATGACAATCTGTTGGCGCGCAAGGTGCATACCCAGATTGCCGTACTGCGCAAGCTGATCAATTTCATTATTATCCTGCTGGCACTGGCCTCGATGCTGATGGTGTTCGACAAGGTGAGACAGCTGGGCGCCAGCATCCTGGCCTCGGCCGGCATTCTGGGCGTGGTGCTGGGGTTCGCTGCGCAGAAGGTGATCGGTAATCTGATTGCCGGTATCCAGATCGCCCTGACCCAGCCGATTCAGCTCGATGATGCCGTAGTGGTCGAAGGCGAATGGGGCTGGGTGGAAGAACTGACCCTCACCTATGTGGTGGTGCGACTGTGGGACTGGCGTCGTCTGGTGTTGCCGATCAACTATTTCATCGATCATCCGTTCGAGAACTGGACCCGGCGCACCAGCGATCTGATCGGGAGCGTCATGCTCTATGCTGATTACTATCTGCCACTCGATACGCTACAGCAGGAGGCCGAACGCATCGCCCGGGCTTCGCCGCTATGGAATGGCAAGGTCTGCAAGGTGCAGCTGCTGGAGATGACCGAGCGCAACATGCAGCTGCGCGTCCTGGTGAGCGCCACCGGCGGCGGCAACACCTTTGATCTGCGCTGCGAGATGCGCGAAGGACTGCTCCGGTTCATTGCCGAACACTAC
This DNA window, taken from Kushneria phosphatilytica, encodes the following:
- a CDS encoding mechanosensitive ion channel family protein; amino-acid sequence: MPEILMTWLTHLPPWAQAGGVLALTLALHAVLGYLHIRLRRLERSRFHPLNVAAIAVHPPLVTGLWVYGLAITFWYLVPNTVAWHPGIMTLANAAAALLGVWLVIRVSRRLIAVMDRWATQRHSRFERYLAPFLVRCIAALAPVLLLFSLFPLFITSTRIDAVLHNITSLLLIASIAAVMIHGVNVTERLLSERYRIDVDDNLLARKVHTQIAVLRKLINFIIILLALASMLMVFDKVRQLGASILASAGILGVVLGFAAQKVIGNLIAGIQIALTQPIQLDDAVVVEGEWGWVEELTLTYVVVRLWDWRRLVLPINYFIDHPFENWTRRTSDLIGSVMLYADYYLPLDTLQQEAERIARASPLWNGKVCKVQLLEMTERNMQLRVLVSATGGGNTFDLRCEMREGLLRFIAEHYPDALPRVRLDLPPQGGVSAQAADNAHTGAEQARNYNIPERSGSTASPGT
- a CDS encoding TRAP transporter small permease, with protein sequence MTLETFKKPVDAVIATLTVIVMVALVCCVVWQVFSRYVLAEPSTITGELARYSMIWVGLLGAAYTVGLQRHLAIDLVTDAMGARGRAAMGLLINAMMMAFALLVITYGGLGLIDKSFSSGQLSPAMRIPMGYIYFVLPISGVVMSYYCVLFCIGHLMDLIRPEQHRVGGLAAPGDHYEAVAAETAASRSASLNEREEPR
- a CDS encoding TRAP transporter substrate-binding protein: MSLAKSDTSGPTLRSRFAPLALATVSAMVGLLSLPAQAADSVTLRLGHALNEDHVVARSYRHMADEIEQLSDGSMHLRIFPNGQMGGTQDMLGQMQNGALDLVHASASNLESFDDVYSVFNLPYLFPNQADFKKVVFGPIGQQIMQSTKDKGFFAIGAYVAGYRSFYASKPIRTPADLKGMKIRVQSSPTTISMIKLMGGSPTPIDFSEVYSALQQGVVDGAENNVPSYVQTRHVELAKYFSEDQHTSVPDFLTVSTSTWNRLDEKQQQILMKAVHDSEKYQQQLWDKVDQQAREQAKEMGAHFVEVDKAPFRKAVQPLYKEYKQDPEHARLLKQIRQAEESSDDQPQS
- a CDS encoding TRAP transporter large permease, translated to MDTSMLTMFGSFFLLIFLGVPVAFSIGIATVITMLLTFPFDVAVSIVAQRMATGLDSFTLLAIPFFILAGTLMSSGGIAKRLIDFAQVLVGRLPGSLSHVNIMSNMMFGAISGSAVAAAAAVGGTLGPIQQREGYPAPYSTAVNVSSCVTGLLIPPSNVLIVYSLTSGGVSIATLFMAGYIPGILMGLGLMLTGGIIARRRGYPTAERPTLKQATQAFLRAIPSLMMIVVVIGGILGGVFTATEASAIAVVYTFVLSVLIYREVKFSQLPKLILESVVMSSVVLLLIGLSVSMSWAMNVSGIPQAISDTLLSVSSNPIVILLMINLALLIVGVFMDMTPAVLIFTPIFLPIATQLGIDPVHFGIMMVFNLCIGLLTPPVGSALFVGCSVSGVKLQHLIKPLLPFYAVLVVVLLAVTFIPALSLALPHLFGLK